Proteins encoded by one window of Amaranthus tricolor cultivar Red isolate AtriRed21 chromosome 4, ASM2621246v1, whole genome shotgun sequence:
- the LOC130809932 gene encoding protein CELLULOSE SYNTHASE INTERACTIVE 3, with protein MVEENEHQESFVDDRTAEEWLLHAQERVPVALNKARQVKGFPGRWKMIISKLEQIPTRLSDLSSHPCFSKNTLCKEQLQAVSKTLNEAIELADLCIQEKYEGKLRVQSDLDSLSGKLDLNLRDCGLLIKSGVLGETSMPSVSSSSSSSMESEQTAHSNIRELLARLQIGHLEAKHKALDTLVGIMKEDEKNVLSVLGRSNTAALVQLLTATSPRIREKTVTVICSLAESGSCENWLVSEGVLPPLIRLVESGSLVGKEKATISLQRLSMSSEIARSIVGHGGVRPLIDMCKVGDSVSQAAAACTLKNISAVPEVRQALAEEGIVKVMINLLDCGLLLGSKEYAAECLQNLTASNEALKRSVVSEGGIRSLLAYLDGPLPQESAMGALKNLVGSVSMELLESLGFLQRLVHVLKSGSVGAQQAAASAICKICNTAEVKKMVAEAGCIPLLVKMLEAKANGAREVAAQALSSLITLPHNCREVKKDDKSVPNLVQLLDSNPQNTAKKYAVTCLLSLSSSKKCKKLMVSYGAIGYLKKLTEMDVPGAKKLLERLERGRLKSLFNRK; from the coding sequence ATGGTGGAAGAAAATGAGCATCAAGAGAGTTTTGTGGATGATCGGACGGCGGAAGAGTGGTTATTACATGCCCAAGAGAGAGTTCCTGTGGCACTCAATAAAGCAAGACAAGTTAAGGGGTTTCCGGGGAGATGGAAGATGATCATATCGAAATTGGAGCAAATCCCTACGCGTTTATCAGATTTATCAAGTCACCCTTGTTTCTCGAAGAACACGCTTTGTAAGGAGCAATTACAGGCTGTTTCTAAGACCTTGAATGAGGCAATTGAGTTAGCTGATTTGTGTATTCAGGAAAAATACGAAGGGAAGCTTCGTGTGCAGAGTGATCTCGATTCATTGTCGGGGAAATTAGACTTGAATCTTCGAGATTGCGGTCTGTTGATCAAGAGTGGGGTCCTTGGTGAGACTTCAATGCCTTCTGTTTCATCGAGCTCGTCCTCATCAATGGAATCCGAGCAGACTGCTCATAGCAACATTAGGGAGTTGCTCGCTCGCCTCCAAATCGGGCATTTGGAGGCTAAACACAAGGCCCTCGACACTCTCGTGGGGATCATGAAGGAGGATGAAAAGAATGTGTTATCTGTTCTAGGAAGAAGCAATACTGCTGCATTAGTGCAGCTTCTTACAGCAACTTCTCCTAGAATTAGAGAGAAAACTGTGACCGTTATATGTTCATTAGCTGAATCAGGTTCTTGTGAAAATTGGTTGGTATCAGAAGGTGTTCTTCCACCTCTTATAAGGCTTGTAGAGTCGGGAAGTTTAGTGGGTAAAGAAAAGGCTACGATTTCTCTTCAAAGGCTATCTATGTCATCTGAGATAGCTCGATCGATTGTGGGCCATGGCGGGGTTAGGCCCTTGATTGACATGTGTAAGGTAGGTGATTCTGTTTCGCAAGCGGCTGCAGCGTGCACGCTAAAGAACATATCAGCTGTTCCTGAGGTAAGACAAGCTCTTGCTGAGGAAGGGATTGTTAAAGTGATGATCAATCTTCTCGATTGTGGGCTTTTGCTAGGATCTAAAGAATATGCAGCTGAATGCTTGCAGAATCTTACTGCAAGCAATGAAGCCCTCAAAAGATCGGTTGTTTCCGAAGGTGGGATTAGAAGTTTATTGGCTTACCTAGACGGGCCTTTACCTCAAGAATCCGCGATGGGTGCATTGAAGAATTTGGTAGGATCCGTTTCGATGGAATTGCTGGAATCGCTTGGGTTTCTTCAGAGATTAGTCCATGTTCTGAAATCTGGGTCTGTAGGCGCCCAGCAAGCGGCTGCATCAGCAATTTGTAAGATTTGTAACACTGCCGAGGTGAAAAAGATGGTGGCCGAGGCTGGGTGTATTCCATTGCTTGTTAAGATGCTCGAGGCTAAGGCAAATGGTGCAAGGGAGGTTGCAGCACAGGCACTATCAAGTTTAATAACACTTCCCCATAATTGTAGGGAGGTGAAGAAGGATGACAAGAGCGTGCCAAATTTAGTTCAATTACTCGACTCGAACCCCCAAAATACGGCCAAGAAATACGCGGTGACATGTCTTCTTTCTCTCTCGTCTAGCAAAAAATGCAAGAAGCTCATGGTCTCGTATGGAGCTATTGGGTATCTAAAGAAGTTGACGGAGATGGATGTTCCTGGTGCCAAGAAATTGCTCGAGCGTTTGGAGCGAGGGAGACTCAAGAGCTTGTTCAACAGGAAATGA
- the LOC130809933 gene encoding peroxisomal membrane protein 11C: protein MSSLDVPRAELALLVLYLNKAEARDKICRAIQYGSKFLSDGEPGTAQNVDKSTSLARKVFRLFKFVNDLHALISPAPAGTPLPIVLLGKSKNALLSTFLFLDQFVWLGRSGIYKNKERTDLIAKISLYCWMGSSVCNSLAEIGELGRLAASMKKLEKELKGSDKNQNEKYRAKVQNYNDRSLALIKSALDIVVAAGLLQLAPKKITPRVTGAFGFATSLISCYQLLPSRPKSKTS, encoded by the exons ATGAGTTCACTAGATGTGCCCAGGGCTGAACTTGCTCTTTTAGTCCTGTATTTGAACAAAGCTGAAGCCAGGGACAAGATATGCAGGGCAATCCAATATGGTTCAAAGTTCTTGAGTGATGGTGAGCCAGGTACCGCacaaaatgttgataaatcaaCCAGCCTGGCTAGAAAAGTCTTCCGTCTCTTTAAG TTTGTTAATGATTTACATGCTCTGATTAGCCCTGCTCCTGCTGGAACTCCTCTTCCAATTGTTCTTCTGGGGAAG TCGAAAAATGCTCTATTGTCGACATTTTTGTTCCTTGATCAATTTGTCTGGCTTGGCAGAAGCGGAATCTATAAG AACAAGGAGCGGACTGATTTGATTGCCAAGATATCTCTTTACTGTTGGATGGGTTCCTCTGTCTGTAATTCGCTTGCTGAG ATTGGAGAACTTGGAAGGCTTGCTGCCTCAATGAAGAAGTTGGAGAAAGAGCTTAAGGGCAGTGACAAAAACCAA AATGAGAAATACCGAGCTAAGGTTCAGAATTATAATGACAGGTCCTTGGCCTTGATTAAATCTGCCTTGGATATTGTTGTGGCTGCTGGACTGCTCCAATTGGCACCCAAGAAAATAACTCCTCGTGTGACTGGGGCCTTTGGTTTTGCTACATCTCTCATTTCATGTTATCAG TTGCTTCCATCACGACCTAAGTCCAAGACATCCTGA